A region of Streptomyces cinnamoneus DNA encodes the following proteins:
- the uvrA gene encoding excinuclease ABC subunit UvrA produces MTDRLIVRGAREHNLKNVSLDLPRDSLIVFTGLSGSGKSSLAFDTIFAEGQRRYVESLSSYARQFLGQMDKPDVDFIEGLSPAVSIDQKSTSRNPRSTVGTITEVYDYLRLLFARIGKPHCPECARPISRQSPQAIVDRVLELPEGSRFQVLSPLVRERKGEFVDLFADLQAKGYSRARVDGETIHLTDPPKLKKQEKHTIEVVVDRLTVKDSAKRRLTDSVETALGLSGGMVILDFVDLPEDDPERERMYSEHLYCPYDDLSFEELEPRSFSFNSPFGACPDCTGIGTRMEVDPELIVPDPDKSLDEGAINPWSHGHTKDYFSRLVGALADALGFRTDIPWAGLPQRAKKALLNGHKTQIEVRYRNRYGRERAYTTAFEGAVPFVKRRHSEAESDSSRERFEGYMREVPCPTCEGTRLKPIVLAVTVQGRSIAEVSAMSISECADFLRDMKLTGREKKIAERVLKEVNERLKFLVDVGLDYLSLNRAAGTLSGGEAQRIRLATQIGSGLVGVLYVLDEPSIGLHQRDNHRLIETLVRLRDMGNTLIVVEHDEDTIKVADWVVDIGPGAGEHGGKVVHSGPLKELLSTEASMTGQYLSGKKSIPTPDVRRPVDPKRRITVRGARENNLRDIDVSFPLGVLTAVTGVSGSGKSTLVNDILYTHLARELNGARAVPGRHTRVDGDDLVDKVVHVDQSPIGRTPRSNPATYTGVFDHVRKLFAETMEAKVRGYLPGRFSFNVKGGRCENCSGDGTIKIEMNFLPDVYVPCEVCHGARYNRETLEVHYKGKSIAEVLDMPIEEALSFFEAVPTIARHLRTLHEVGLGYVRLGQSAPTLSGGEAQRVKLASELQKRSTGRTVYVLDEPTTGLHFEDISKLISVLSGLVDKGNTVIVIEHNLDVIKTADWVVDMGPEGGGGGGLVVAEGTPEEVAAIPASHTGKFLRDMLGDRVSDAPPLAEPKAPKKRAAAKKTVAAKSGAVKKTVRARKA; encoded by the coding sequence GTGACCGACCGTCTCATCGTCCGTGGCGCTCGCGAGCACAACCTCAAGAACGTCTCGCTCGACCTCCCGCGTGACTCCCTCATCGTCTTCACGGGACTCTCGGGGTCGGGCAAGTCGTCCCTCGCGTTCGACACGATCTTCGCCGAGGGGCAGCGTCGCTACGTCGAGTCGCTCTCCTCCTACGCACGGCAGTTCCTCGGGCAGATGGACAAGCCCGACGTGGACTTCATCGAGGGCCTGTCCCCGGCCGTGTCCATCGACCAGAAGTCGACCTCGCGCAACCCGCGCTCGACCGTCGGCACGATCACCGAGGTCTACGACTACCTCCGCCTGCTCTTCGCCAGGATCGGCAAGCCGCACTGCCCCGAGTGCGCGCGGCCCATCTCCCGGCAGTCGCCGCAGGCCATCGTGGACAGGGTGCTGGAGCTGCCCGAGGGCAGCCGCTTCCAGGTGCTGTCCCCGCTGGTGCGCGAGCGCAAGGGCGAGTTCGTCGACCTCTTCGCCGACCTCCAGGCCAAGGGCTACAGCCGCGCCCGGGTCGACGGCGAGACCATCCACCTCACCGACCCGCCCAAGCTCAAGAAGCAGGAGAAGCACACCATCGAGGTGGTGGTCGACCGCCTCACCGTCAAGGACAGCGCCAAGCGCCGGCTCACCGACTCCGTCGAGACCGCCCTGGGCCTGTCGGGCGGCATGGTCATCCTCGACTTCGTCGACCTCCCCGAGGACGACCCCGAGCGTGAGCGGATGTACTCCGAGCACCTCTACTGCCCCTACGACGACCTGTCGTTCGAGGAGCTGGAGCCGCGTTCCTTCTCCTTCAACTCGCCCTTCGGCGCCTGCCCCGACTGCACTGGCATCGGCACGCGCATGGAGGTCGACCCCGAGCTGATCGTCCCGGACCCGGACAAGTCCCTCGACGAGGGCGCGATCAACCCCTGGTCCCACGGCCACACCAAGGACTACTTCAGCCGGCTGGTCGGCGCCCTCGCCGACGCCCTGGGCTTCCGTACGGACATCCCCTGGGCCGGACTGCCCCAGCGCGCCAAGAAGGCCCTGCTCAACGGCCACAAGACCCAGATCGAGGTCCGCTACCGCAACCGCTACGGCCGTGAGCGCGCGTACACCACCGCTTTCGAGGGCGCGGTGCCCTTCGTCAAGCGGCGCCACTCGGAGGCCGAGAGCGACTCCAGCCGCGAGCGCTTCGAGGGCTACATGCGCGAGGTGCCCTGCCCCACCTGTGAGGGCACGCGCCTGAAGCCGATCGTGCTCGCCGTCACCGTGCAGGGCCGCTCCATCGCGGAGGTCTCCGCGATGTCCATCAGCGAGTGCGCCGACTTCCTGCGCGACATGAAGCTGACCGGCCGCGAGAAGAAGATCGCCGAGCGGGTGCTCAAGGAGGTCAACGAGCGGCTGAAGTTCCTGGTCGACGTCGGCCTGGACTACCTCTCGCTCAACCGCGCCGCCGGCACGCTCTCCGGCGGCGAGGCCCAGCGCATCCGGCTCGCCACCCAGATCGGCTCCGGTCTCGTCGGCGTGCTCTACGTCCTGGACGAGCCCTCCATCGGCCTGCACCAGCGCGACAACCACCGCCTCATCGAGACGCTGGTCCGCCTGCGCGACATGGGCAACACCCTGATCGTCGTCGAGCACGACGAGGACACCATCAAGGTGGCCGACTGGGTCGTCGACATCGGCCCCGGCGCCGGCGAGCACGGCGGCAAGGTCGTGCACAGCGGTCCCCTGAAGGAGCTGCTGAGCACCGAGGCGTCGATGACCGGGCAGTACCTGTCCGGCAAGAAGTCCATCCCGACGCCCGACGTCCGCCGGCCCGTCGACCCCAAGCGGCGGATCACGGTGCGCGGTGCCCGCGAGAACAACCTGCGCGACATCGACGTCTCCTTCCCGCTCGGCGTGCTCACGGCCGTCACCGGCGTGTCCGGTTCGGGCAAGTCGACGCTGGTCAACGACATCCTGTACACCCACCTGGCCCGCGAGCTGAACGGCGCCCGGGCCGTTCCCGGCCGGCACACGCGCGTGGACGGCGACGACCTGGTCGACAAGGTCGTCCACGTCGACCAGTCGCCCATCGGCCGTACGCCGCGGTCCAACCCGGCCACGTACACCGGTGTCTTCGACCACGTCCGCAAGCTCTTCGCGGAGACGATGGAGGCCAAGGTCCGGGGCTATCTGCCCGGTCGCTTCTCCTTCAACGTCAAGGGCGGCCGCTGCGAGAACTGCTCCGGCGACGGCACCATCAAGATCGAGATGAACTTCCTGCCGGACGTGTACGTGCCGTGCGAGGTCTGCCACGGCGCGCGCTACAACCGGGAGACCCTGGAGGTGCACTACAAGGGCAAGTCCATCGCCGAGGTGCTGGACATGCCCATCGAGGAGGCGCTGAGCTTCTTCGAGGCGGTGCCCACCATCGCCCGGCACCTGCGCACGCTCCACGAGGTCGGCCTCGGCTACGTCCGCCTCGGCCAGTCCGCGCCGACGCTCTCCGGCGGCGAGGCGCAGCGCGTGAAGCTGGCGAGCGAGCTGCAGAAGCGCTCCACGGGCCGCACGGTCTACGTGCTGGACGAGCCGACGACCGGTCTGCACTTCGAGGACATCAGCAAGCTGATCTCCGTGCTGTCCGGGCTGGTCGACAAGGGCAACACCGTGATCGTCATCGAGCACAACCTCGATGTGATCAAGACCGCCGACTGGGTCGTCGACATGGGCCCCGAGGGCGGCGGCGGAGGCGGCCTCGTGGTCGCGGAGGGCACGCCGGAGGAGGTGGCGGCGATCCCGGCCAGCCACACGGGCAAGTTCCTGCGCGACATGCTGGGCGACCGGGTGAGCGACGCCCCGCCGCTCGCGGAGCCGAAGGCGCCGAAGAAGCGGGCAGCGGCGAAGAAGACGGTGGCGGCGAAGTCCGGCGCCGTGAAGAAGACGGTGCGGGCCCGCAAGGCCTGA
- a CDS encoding maleylpyruvate isomerase family mycothiol-dependent enzyme, with protein sequence MIDHVHDLNAVREATDRLLSAVGELDNAAVAEASRLPGWSRGHVLAHLARNADALGNVLEGRPMYPSAEARDTDIERGAPRPLETHLADLRDTAARFLATAAAPADWNRTVTLRNGVTDSASRVPFRRLVEVELHHVDLGIGYELEDLAAEFTHREIDFLAQRFSGHPGLPSLRLTAPDGGQWHTGAGEGTALTVTGPAPDLMGWLAGRRDGAALEAGGAPLPALPPL encoded by the coding sequence ATGATTGATCATGTGCACGACCTGAACGCTGTACGTGAGGCAACCGACCGGCTGCTCTCCGCGGTCGGCGAACTGGACAACGCCGCCGTCGCCGAGGCGTCACGGCTGCCCGGCTGGTCCCGCGGCCACGTCCTCGCCCACCTCGCCCGCAACGCGGACGCCCTGGGGAACGTGCTCGAGGGCCGCCCCATGTACCCCAGCGCCGAGGCCCGCGACACCGACATCGAGCGGGGCGCCCCCCGCCCCCTGGAGACCCACCTCGCCGACCTGCGGGACACCGCGGCCCGCTTCCTGGCGACGGCGGCCGCCCCCGCCGACTGGAACCGCACCGTCACCCTGCGCAACGGCGTGACGGACAGCGCCTCACGCGTCCCCTTCCGCCGCCTCGTCGAGGTCGAGCTGCACCACGTCGACCTCGGGATCGGCTACGAGCTGGAGGACCTGGCGGCCGAATTCACCCACCGCGAGATCGACTTCCTCGCCCAGCGCTTCTCCGGCCACCCCGGCCTCCCGTCCCTGCGGCTCACCGCACCCGACGGCGGCCAGTGGCACACCGGCGCCGGCGAGGGCACCGCGCTGACCGTCACCGGCCCCGCCCCCGACCTGATGGGCTGGCTGGCCGGACGGCGCGACGGCGCCGCCCTGGAAGCCGGTGGCGCCCCGCTGCCCGCTCTGCCCCCGCTATAG
- a CDS encoding MBL fold metallo-hydrolase has protein sequence MTYSGAVQVGGPADVHELTDLMISKVAVGPMNNNAYLLRCRATDEQLLIDAAAEPHTLLSLIGDSGITSVVTTHQHADHWGALREVVAATGARTYAGKYDAEGIPVGTDELVEDGDVIRVGRVELTARHLVGHTPGSIALVYDDPHGHPHLFTGDCLFPGGVGNTHDDPEAFASLLGDVETKLFGQLPDETWVYPGHGDDTTLGAERPHLAEWRKRGW, from the coding sequence ATGACCTACAGCGGAGCGGTACAGGTCGGCGGACCTGCGGATGTACACGAGTTGACCGATCTGATGATCTCCAAGGTCGCGGTCGGCCCGATGAACAACAACGCCTATCTCCTGCGGTGCCGTGCCACGGACGAGCAGTTGCTGATCGACGCGGCCGCCGAGCCGCACACCCTGCTCTCCCTCATCGGCGACAGCGGCATCACCTCGGTGGTCACCACCCACCAGCACGCCGACCACTGGGGCGCGCTGCGCGAGGTGGTCGCCGCCACCGGCGCCCGCACCTACGCGGGCAAGTACGACGCCGAGGGCATCCCGGTGGGCACCGACGAACTCGTCGAGGACGGCGACGTCATCCGGGTCGGACGCGTCGAGCTGACCGCCCGTCACCTCGTCGGCCACACCCCCGGCAGCATCGCCCTGGTGTACGACGACCCGCACGGGCACCCGCACCTCTTCACCGGCGACTGCCTCTTCCCGGGCGGCGTGGGCAACACCCACGACGACCCCGAGGCCTTCGCCAGCCTCCTCGGTGACGTCGAGACCAAGCTCTTCGGCCAGTTGCCGGACGAGACCTGGGTCTACCCGGGCCACGGCGACGACACCACCCTGGGCGCCGAGCGCCCGCACCTGGCGGAGTGGCGCAAGCGCGGCTGGTGA
- a CDS encoding MFS transporter, which yields MFRLAAASMVGTAIEFYDFFTYGTAAALVLGPLFFPTVSPLAGSLAAFGTFGIGFLARPLGSVLFGHIGDRVGRRPVLISSLLLTGLATIAVGLVPTYRSIGVAAPLLLLLLRFLQGLGLGGEWGGAVLLTAEHAPEHRRALWSSFPQVGPALGFLLANGITVTLSAVLSDAQFLSWGWRVPFWGAGALAAVGLLLRSRLTETPVFRTLSETESRASLPLAEVVRGNWRLLLLTAGGLSIGYALFYTVTTWSLAYGTERLGVDRTVILGCIMTAVAASGVATPLVAFFADRFGRRTLCLSGCAAVALWMFPLIGLLRTGRPALMVLGFVIALLAFATAFGVVGAYLPELYEARIRCTGAAVGYNLAGVLGGAVTPLAATALAGRDGPPWGVAVYLVGVALLSMGCFLALPETNPAVKAATGPAPA from the coding sequence ATGTTCCGCCTGGCGGCCGCGTCCATGGTCGGGACCGCCATCGAGTTCTACGACTTCTTCACCTACGGCACCGCCGCGGCCCTGGTCCTGGGCCCGCTCTTCTTCCCCACCGTCTCCCCCCTCGCCGGCAGCCTCGCCGCCTTCGGCACGTTCGGCATCGGTTTCCTCGCCCGCCCTCTGGGCTCGGTGCTCTTCGGCCACATCGGCGACCGGGTCGGCCGCCGTCCCGTGCTCATCTCCTCGCTCCTGCTGACCGGCCTCGCGACCATCGCGGTCGGCCTGGTGCCCACCTACCGCAGCATCGGCGTCGCCGCCCCGCTCCTGCTGCTCCTGCTGCGCTTCCTGCAAGGACTCGGGCTCGGCGGCGAATGGGGCGGAGCCGTCCTGCTCACCGCCGAACACGCGCCCGAGCACCGCCGGGCCCTGTGGTCGAGCTTCCCCCAAGTCGGCCCGGCCCTGGGCTTCCTGCTCGCCAACGGCATCACCGTGACCCTCTCCGCCGTCCTCAGCGACGCCCAGTTCCTGTCCTGGGGCTGGCGCGTACCCTTCTGGGGCGCGGGCGCCCTGGCGGCCGTCGGCCTGCTGCTGCGCAGCCGGCTCACCGAGACGCCTGTCTTCCGCACCCTCAGCGAGACCGAGAGCCGTGCCTCACTGCCCCTCGCCGAGGTCGTCCGCGGCAACTGGCGGCTCCTGCTGCTCACCGCCGGCGGCCTGTCCATCGGCTACGCGCTCTTCTACACGGTGACCACCTGGTCCCTCGCCTACGGCACCGAACGGCTCGGCGTCGACCGCACGGTGATACTGGGCTGCATCATGACGGCCGTCGCCGCCTCCGGCGTCGCCACGCCCCTCGTCGCCTTCTTCGCGGACCGCTTCGGCCGCCGCACGCTGTGCCTGTCCGGCTGCGCCGCCGTCGCCCTGTGGATGTTCCCGCTGATCGGCCTGTTGCGCACCGGACGCCCGGCGCTGATGGTGCTGGGCTTCGTCATCGCGCTGCTGGCCTTCGCCACCGCCTTCGGCGTGGTGGGCGCCTACCTCCCCGAGCTCTACGAGGCCAGGATCCGCTGCACGGGTGCCGCCGTCGGCTACAACCTGGCCGGCGTCCTGGGCGGTGCCGTCACCCCCCTGGCCGCCACCGCCCTGGCCGGCCGGGACGGGCCGCC